The Mycolicibacterium cosmeticum sequence TGGCCGCGACCGCGGTCATGTCGTTCTTTCTCGGTGACCCCACCCAGGCGGTCATCATCGGGGTCATCCTGCTGGCGAGCATCGGGTTGAGTTTCGTCAATGAGTACCGCGCCGAACGGGCCACCGCGCAGCTGCATTCACAGGTGCACCACTTCGCACTGGTCCGCCGCGACGGCCAGTTCGTGAAGGACAGTGTGACGCATCTGGTGCCGGGCGACGTGGTCCGCCTGACGCTGGGTGAGGTGGTGCCCGCCGATATCCGGTTGTCGGACGTCGACGGGTTGGAATGCAACGAGAGCATCCTCTCGGGTGAATCCACCCCGGCGCAGAAATCCGCCGACACCATCGACGGGGCGCGCGGCCTGGCCGATTACACGAACCTGGCCCTGATGGGGACCGTCGTCACCGCCGGTGAAGCGGTGGGCGTGGTGTATGCCACGGGGGAGCACGCGCAGTTCGGGCGGCTCGCGGCGGGACTGGGGGAGCGGCACCCCGAGACGGACTTCCAGCGGGGACTGCGCAGGTTTTCCTATCTCCTGCTCTGGGTGGCTCTGACGCTCACCGTGTTCATCTTGGGCATCAATATCATGTTGGGCCGCCCGCTCATCGATTCGGCCCTGTTCGCGCTCGCGATCGCGGTGGGCATCACTCCGCAATTGCTGCCGGCCGTGGTCAGCACCAGCCTGGCCACCGGCTCACGCCGGCTCGCCGCGCTGCACGTCCTGGTGAAGCGGTTGGTGTGCATCGAGGACCTCGGTGATATCGACGTGCTGATCACCGACAAGACCGGCACGCTCACCAACGGGCGCATCGCCTATATCGGTGCGCTCGATTGCCATGGGGCTCAGGATCTCTCCGTATTGCGTCACGGTCTGCTGGCCAGTGATGTCGACGAGGCCGGCGGTGCCAGCGGTAATCCGCTGGACGCCGCACTGGCCGAGGGCGCGGTCGGTTCCGTGACACTCGGCGGCGTACATCGTGTGGCCGTACTGCCATTCGACCATGCTCGGCGGGCCACATCGGTGCTCGTCGACGACGACGGGCGACGGCTGCTCATCGTCAAAGGCGCCCCGGAACAGGTTCTCGCCCGGTGCACGGCGGTGCCCGACGGTGCTCAAGCCACCCTCGACGGACTGTTCGGCGACGGCCGCCGCGTGGTGGCGGTCGCGAGCCGGCCGGCACCCGAGCTGAGCCGGCTCACCGCCGCCGACGAGTGCGGTTTGGCCTTCGACGGCTTCCTGTGCTTCGCCGACGAGCCCAAACCCGCTGCCGCCGAATCACTCCAGGCTTTGGCCACGCTGGGTATCGAGGTGAAGGTCGCCACCGGCGACAATCCCCGGGTCGCCGAGAAGGTGTGTGCCGAGCTCGGATTGCCCACACGCGGCACGATCACCGGAACCGAGCTGCAGAACCTCGCTGCCGACGACTATGCCGCAGCCGTGCAGAACAACACCATCTTCGCCAGGATCTCACCCGAGCAGAAGGCCGCCCTGATCGTCGCGGCCAGGCACACCGGCCGATCGGTGGGCTTTCTCGGCGACGGGGTGAACGATGCGCTCGCCCTGCATGCCGCCGATGTGGGCATCTCGGTCGACACGGCCAGCGATGTCGCCAAAGACGCCGCGGACGTGGTGCTGATCGAAAAGGACCTGAGCGTGCTGGCCGCCGGCGTGGCCGAGGGACGCCGTATCTTCGCCAACACCATCAAGTACGTATTGATGGGCACCTCAAGCAATTTCGGCAACATGTTCAGCGCGGCGGCGGCATCGTCGATTCTGCCGTTCCTGCCCATGCTGCCCAGCCAGATCCTGCTGAACAATCTCCTCTACGACAGTTCGCAACTGGCCATCCCCACCGACCGGGTGGACGCCGAGCAGCTGCGCGCCCCGTCGCATTGGAACATCGCCTTCATCAGGCGCTTCATGCTGACGTTCGGCCCGGTCAGCTCGCTCTTCGACTTCTTGACCTTCGGTTTGATGCTGGGCGTGTTGCACGCCGCACCTCCGGAATTCCGCACCGGATGGTTCGTGGAGTCGCTGGCCACCCAGACCCTCATCATCTTCGCGATCCGCACCAGACGGATTCCGTTCACCCGCAGCAGGCCGGGCGGGCTGTTGACGTTGTCGACGGCGTCGGTCATCGCCGCCGGTATCGCCATCACCTACTGGCCGCCGGCCCGGCAGCTCGGGTTCACCCCGCTGCCCTGGCAGTACTTCGCGGCGCTGGCAGGCCTGACCGTCGCGTACCTGTTCCTGGTCGAGGTCACCAAATCGGTGTTCTACCGGGAGCCCGTCGGTGCGCCGGCCGGCCGGACCCGCGGAGCCGAGGACCGGATACATCGCCGTGCCGCCCGGTTCAGCCACCACGGCCGGTTGTCGGGGAAGGACTGATGCGCTCGGGTTGAGGACCAAAGACCGTACCGGGGCGTTCCGGGCGCGCTTAGCGTGAAGGTGACCCGCAGTCGTCCAGCCAGCCGAAAGTGCATCATGACCTCTCCATCGCAGCCCTCGTCGCCGTCCTCGCCGCTGCCCATTGTCGTCGGGATCGACGGATCCAAATTCGCTCGGCGGGCTGCCTTCTGGGCCGCCGAGGAAGCGGTGAGCCGCCAAGTTCCGCTGCGGTTGATCTATGTCGTGGAAGCCGATGACCCCGACTCCGACGCGGTGGCCGTGGAGGCCGCCGATGCGCTGCGGTCGGTCACCGACACGCTGAACGCCAGCGGACTGCAAGTCAAGGTCGAGACCGACATCCTGCAAGGAGATCCGGTGGACGTGCTGGCCGAAGCGTCACGTTCGGCGGGGTTGATGTGCCTGGGCTGGAAGGGCACTCACGATTCCGGGCCGGGACGGCGGGGGTCGACCGCTGCGCTGGTGGCGCAGGCGGCCGAATGCTCCGTGGCGGTCGTGCACCGCCGGCACGCGCGTGAGGCCCCGGGACCGCACCGGTGGGTGGTGGCCGTCCTCGATGACCGGCCGCACCCTCGGGCCATCTTGCAGAAGGCGATCGACGAGGCCAGCCTGCGGGACGCCTCGATCCTGGCGCTCACCCCATGGCCCGCGGAGTCGGAGCGGTCCGAGCACATCCGGGCCAAGATCAAGGCATACCTCGACGAGCGCGACCCCGACGACGCAGGCATCCTGGTGTGTGTACTGCCCAGGCCCGGGGATGTCACCGATCTGCTCGCCCAGAGCGCGGACATCGACCAGCTCGTCATCGCGCAGGCCGACGACCCGGAGCTCGTCGCCCAGCTCGTCGATCCGGTGACCGCGGCGATTCTGCGGGGTACCGATTGCTCACTGCTGGTTCTGCGGGATCGCGCGTAGATCGACGTCCACATTGAGCACGGAATCGCACCGCTGTATCGCGATCGGTAGGTGCGAGTCGGTCATCAGCCGCAACATGGGGTTGTTCTCCACCAGCACCTCGGCCACGAAATGCTCCACCCCGGTCTGCCGGGCAATCTCGATCAGCCTGCCCAGCAATGCCGTTCCCACACCTCGATCGTGTTGGTAACGCGCCACCAGAACCGCCACCTCCGCGCGGTGTGGCTCCTTCGTCGGGATGTAGTTGGCCACGCCGACCAGTTCGCCATGGTCGTAGGCGCCCAGTGCGACGGCGCCCGCCGGCGGATCGGTCAGTGACTGGGCCCAGTCGGCGATGTGGGACGGGTGGAGGGTGAAGAAGCGGAGATAGCGGTCTTCGTCACTGAGCGCATCGGCCAGCTCGACAACCGCATCGAAATCGGCGGCGGTCAGCGGTCGCACCATCGCCGTTGCTCCGTCGAGCAGACAGACGAGTTGGCTCCCCATTCACCCGCCCCTGGTGACGATCACCGGGACATCGGCGCGCTCGGCTACCGCGGTGGCAACCGAGCCGTTCACCAATGCCGATACGACGCCTCGGCCATGGCTACCCACCACCACCAGACCGGCGTGCTCGGCTTCCTTGATGAGCCAATGGGCTGGGCGATCGCAGAAGACCTTCTCGGTGACCGTCACGTCGGGGTATCGCGCCCGCGTGTTCCGCAGGGCGGCGTGCAGCGCCGTTTCGGCGTCCGCGCGGTAGCGATCCCAGTCGGCCCCGATCAGCTGCAGGACATGCTCGTCGCTCCAGGCGTGCACCGCCACCAGGCCGACGCGGCGGCGAGCGGCCTCTTCGAAGGCCACGGTCACGGCGTGGTCGGAGGCCGCGGACCCGTCGACGCCGACGAGAACGGGTGCGCTTTCCCTTTCGTGATCATGTGTGTGCACGATGGCTACCGGGCAGTGCGCGCGGTAACACAACGCCGCGCTGACCGAGCCGAGACGCCGGCCACCCCACGATCCATGGAAACGACTGCCCAGCACCAGCATCGCGGCATGTCCGGAGACCTCCGTGAGGAGGTGGACGGGCTGGGCCACCTGCAGCACCGTCGATACCGCCTCGGCATCCAGCGGCGTGCGCTCCACGAGATGAGCCTTGACTTCGGCGAGAAGCTCTCTGGCGCAATGTATGCGCCAGCGTTGGATGCGGGCGCGCAGGACAGGATCGTGCGTGTCCACGTACACCGGCGCGACGGCGTGTACCAACGTCAACGGCCGCACATGCAGGAGCGCTTCCTCGGCCGCCCATTCGATCGCGGCCCGGCTCGCCGGCGACCGGTCGACGGCGACGACGATCGCCTGGTCGACGTTCGACCGGGACATCCCGTCGTCCGACATCAGTGGCCGGGTTCGGGACCGAAGACGAAGCGCCGACCCGTGATTCGCAGCGGCCGGATCCGCACGAAATGCGGCTTCGGAGTGGCCGTCCACGGATACAGCCAGGCGCGTTCGGCGTCCTGGATATCGTCGTCGGTCCGGGGCGTCTGGGCCACGCCTTTGAGGATGACGCTCCAGCCTTCGCTGATCGTCGTGTCGTCGGCCTCGAACAGCACATTTCTGTTGATCGCGGCGCTCGTCAGCTTGGTGCCCTCCGCCGTGCGGAAAAGTACCGTGCGGTGTTGCACAACGAAGTTGATCGGGAAGATCTCGGGCTCTCCGTCGACATCGGTGACGAGGCGCCCCAGTGTCACACTGCCGAGCAGGCTCCAACATTCACTCTCGGACAGGACGGTCACCGGCGTGGTCTCTGACATCATGGTCGCGACATTACGGATCCGGTCGGCGGTGCGGCAGGGCCATAAGTCCCCAGTCAGGCCCTCAGCCGACGCGCAACACCGCCGCGCCGGCGATCCGGCCGGAGCTCAGGTCCACCAGCGCAGCGTCGGCCCGATCCAGTGGGTACTCGGGTCCGCTCACCGCAAGGTGGTGGCGCCCGGCGAAGGCCAGGAACTCGCGTGCGTCGGCACGGGTGTTCGACGTCACCGACCGCACCTGGCGTTCCTGGAACAGATGACGTTGATAGTTCAGCGTGGGAATGTCGCTGAGGTGGATACCGGCGATCGCCAGGGTGCCGCCGCGGTCGAGCGCCTCCAGGG is a genomic window containing:
- the mgtA gene encoding magnesium-translocating P-type ATPase gives rise to the protein MTALPTRRRGNDVAAPPVSQLDADQAAVRPLEAVFAALAGSATGLTSGEALLRQKRFGPNAVRTHRVSAVAVLIRQLRSALLLLLAATAVMSFFLGDPTQAVIIGVILLASIGLSFVNEYRAERATAQLHSQVHHFALVRRDGQFVKDSVTHLVPGDVVRLTLGEVVPADIRLSDVDGLECNESILSGESTPAQKSADTIDGARGLADYTNLALMGTVVTAGEAVGVVYATGEHAQFGRLAAGLGERHPETDFQRGLRRFSYLLLWVALTLTVFILGINIMLGRPLIDSALFALAIAVGITPQLLPAVVSTSLATGSRRLAALHVLVKRLVCIEDLGDIDVLITDKTGTLTNGRIAYIGALDCHGAQDLSVLRHGLLASDVDEAGGASGNPLDAALAEGAVGSVTLGGVHRVAVLPFDHARRATSVLVDDDGRRLLIVKGAPEQVLARCTAVPDGAQATLDGLFGDGRRVVAVASRPAPELSRLTAADECGLAFDGFLCFADEPKPAAAESLQALATLGIEVKVATGDNPRVAEKVCAELGLPTRGTITGTELQNLAADDYAAAVQNNTIFARISPEQKAALIVAARHTGRSVGFLGDGVNDALALHAADVGISVDTASDVAKDAADVVLIEKDLSVLAAGVAEGRRIFANTIKYVLMGTSSNFGNMFSAAAASSILPFLPMLPSQILLNNLLYDSSQLAIPTDRVDAEQLRAPSHWNIAFIRRFMLTFGPVSSLFDFLTFGLMLGVLHAAPPEFRTGWFVESLATQTLIIFAIRTRRIPFTRSRPGGLLTLSTASVIAAGIAITYWPPARQLGFTPLPWQYFAALAGLTVAYLFLVEVTKSVFYREPVGAPAGRTRGAEDRIHRRAARFSHHGRLSGKD
- a CDS encoding universal stress protein — encoded protein: MTSPSQPSSPSSPLPIVVGIDGSKFARRAAFWAAEEAVSRQVPLRLIYVVEADDPDSDAVAVEAADALRSVTDTLNASGLQVKVETDILQGDPVDVLAEASRSAGLMCLGWKGTHDSGPGRRGSTAALVAQAAECSVAVVHRRHAREAPGPHRWVVAVLDDRPHPRAILQKAIDEASLRDASILALTPWPAESERSEHIRAKIKAYLDERDPDDAGILVCVLPRPGDVTDLLAQSADIDQLVIAQADDPELVAQLVDPVTAAILRGTDCSLLVLRDRA
- a CDS encoding GNAT family N-acetyltransferase encodes the protein MVRPLTAADFDAVVELADALSDEDRYLRFFTLHPSHIADWAQSLTDPPAGAVALGAYDHGELVGVANYIPTKEPHRAEVAVLVARYQHDRGVGTALLGRLIEIARQTGVEHFVAEVLVENNPMLRLMTDSHLPIAIQRCDSVLNVDVDLRAIPQNQQ
- a CDS encoding universal stress protein, which translates into the protein MSRSNVDQAIVVAVDRSPASRAAIEWAAEEALLHVRPLTLVHAVAPVYVDTHDPVLRARIQRWRIHCARELLAEVKAHLVERTPLDAEAVSTVLQVAQPVHLLTEVSGHAAMLVLGSRFHGSWGGRRLGSVSAALCYRAHCPVAIVHTHDHERESAPVLVGVDGSAASDHAVTVAFEEAARRRVGLVAVHAWSDEHVLQLIGADWDRYRADAETALHAALRNTRARYPDVTVTEKVFCDRPAHWLIKEAEHAGLVVVGSHGRGVVSALVNGSVATAVAERADVPVIVTRGG
- a CDS encoding pyridoxamine 5'-phosphate oxidase family protein — its product is MSETTPVTVLSESECWSLLGSVTLGRLVTDVDGEPEIFPINFVVQHRTVLFRTAEGTKLTSAAINRNVLFEADDTTISEGWSVILKGVAQTPRTDDDIQDAERAWLYPWTATPKPHFVRIRPLRITGRRFVFGPEPGH